In a genomic window of Diadema setosum chromosome 3, eeDiaSeto1, whole genome shotgun sequence:
- the LOC140246883 gene encoding uncharacterized protein, translated as MGASFNATFSAVNSPERYKFNPSAFVNVTDAPADNTILIQISHVKDEHETNDLKISCHVNPCDQPFPPISTYDIAIDDVIQSSSSSSSVTLDPLPSGCVEISCTGDNEIGRTTTTQTYCTKSCETSGEPPAADILSTKTSEFLDKDRQMNLLILCRANLSDQPHPYLHSYSIGVDGTILSNASWTSAVLRPRPNRCINVTCSATNGVGITSSLSRHCPRDSPAPNIISIKVEEDEDDWGTNLSISCQVDPIDQPFPPISVFEIAADGDILSRSNSSATIMENQPNRCIDISCTGINQFGETVSTRNYCPLRTGQAPPARNILSIETQEINGEGSQVILIITCHISLQDQPFPHLHTYTIGVDNTTISSSSCASALFRPRPGSRCINVTCSGTNGIGWTFTSVEHCPTLGSDKGPIAGLRRGFLQQPSTTYALLVAVFFLSSLTCATVIVKRRETTVF; from the exons CCGTCTGCCTTTGTTAACGTGACAGATGCCCCCGCGGATAATACCATCCTCATCCAGATCAGCCACGTCAAGGACGAACACGAAACCAATGATCTCAAGATCTCGTGTCACGTCAACCCATGTGACCAGCCATTTCCACCAATCAGTACATACGACATTGCAATCGATGACGTCATTCAGTCATCTTCAAGCTCCTCTTCCGTGACCCTTGACCCTCTTCCCAGTGGATGCGTGGAAATCTCCTGCACCGGTGATAATGAGATCGGTAGGACCACCACCACACAGACGTACTGTACGAAAAGCTGTG AAACCAGTGGCGAGCCTCCAGCAGCTGATATTTTGTCGACGAAGACTTCGGAGTTCCTGGACAAAGACCGTCAGATGAATCTGCTAATCCTGTGCAGAGCGAACCTGAGCGACCAGCCGCACCCGTACCTCCATTCATATTCAATTGGAGTTGATGGGACCATCCTGTCCAACGCGAGCTGGACCTCGGCCGTCTTGAGACCACGCCCGAACAGGTGTATTAATGTCACGTGTTCCGCAACTAATGGCGTCGGAATTACTTCCTCCTTATCGAGGCACTGTCCGAGGG ACTCACCTGCGCCTAACATCATCTCTATCAAGGTAGAAGAAGACGAGGATGACTGGGGAACCAATCTCAGTATCTCGTGTCAAGTGGATCCGATCGATCAACCGTTTCCACCGATCAGTGTGTTCGAAATCGCCGCTGATGGAGACATTTTGTCAAGATCAAACTCATCTGCAACGATCATGGAAAATCAACCCAACCGGTGTATCGATATATCGTGTACCGGTATCAATCAATTCGGGGAGACGGTTTCTACGCGGAACTACTGCCCACTAAGAACAG GTCAAGCGCCCCCAGCGAGGAACATCCTCTCCATCGAGACCCAGGAGATCAATGGGGAAGGAAGCCAGGTCATTCTCATTATCACATGTCACATCAGTCTTCAAGACCAGCCGTTCCCACACCTTCACACTTACACCATCGGAGTCGACAACACCACGATCTCCTCGTCCAGCTGCGCCTCGGCTCTCTTCAGACCACGCCCAGGCAGCAGGTGCATCAATGTCACGTGCTCTGGGACTAACGGGATTGGTTGGACCTTCACAAGTGTTGAACACTGTCCAACTTTGGGCTCGGATAAAG GTCCAATCGCTGGTCTTCGTCGAGGATTTCTTCAGCAACCGTCGACCACGTACGCCCTGCTCGTCGCCGTCTTCTTCCTGTCGTCGTTGACCTGTGCGACAGTAATAGTCAAGAGGAGAGAGACCACTGTCTTTTGA